In Paenibacillus sp. 1781tsa1, one DNA window encodes the following:
- a CDS encoding ABC transporter substrate-binding protein, protein MASSKMKIALAPVLAMSLLAGCGGGSGGDTSFKDTSAETTPLTFDFFSVDPSPNWNGMKDEVGKVLTEKTGITLNGEFAVSGGQDKISLMAASGDYPDIVSPKGELSKLVDAGAMLDLTDLIDQYAPNLKKLYGNYMDRLKYSNEDQAIYVLPTYYAVDQKYFDAGGGFGIQHRVLKELGYPEVRTLQDYENVLKAYKEKHPTIDGQPTIPLTLDADDWRIMITVTNPAFQATGAPDDGEYYIDPETYEASLHYKRPEEKEYFRWLNHMYNTGLLDQDSFIQKTDQYKSKIASGRVLGVIDQDWGYSDAENALKSAGKTEATYSHFPVTLSEDIKDHAYQDPGFVSGWGVGITTSNPDPVRTIKFFDYLASEEGQVLMNWGIEGKQYEVKDGKRVIPADILDQKTNNAAVFQKETGIGLYTNLSGHYGDGVKDSTDNYYTTNFPEQIVAAYSDAEKETLKAYGATTWKDLFPSEDEFPIKPWGAAYNLPTPGDSNYNVIFKKTQDIIRKRIPEAILSTPEQFDAIYDGMITEVNQAGAEDMEKQYTELVQNRVQLWSGEEAK, encoded by the coding sequence ATGGCAAGTTCCAAAATGAAGATTGCACTGGCACCAGTGCTTGCAATGTCTTTACTCGCAGGTTGCGGTGGAGGAAGCGGCGGTGATACGTCGTTCAAGGATACAAGCGCAGAGACAACTCCACTTACTTTTGATTTCTTTAGCGTTGACCCCAGTCCGAACTGGAATGGCATGAAAGATGAAGTGGGTAAAGTCCTTACAGAAAAAACAGGGATAACCCTTAACGGTGAATTTGCCGTTAGTGGTGGTCAAGATAAAATATCCTTAATGGCAGCGAGCGGAGACTATCCGGATATCGTGTCACCCAAAGGAGAACTTAGCAAACTGGTGGATGCCGGAGCAATGCTCGATCTGACAGATCTGATCGACCAATATGCTCCCAATCTGAAGAAGCTGTATGGTAATTACATGGACCGGTTGAAATACAGTAATGAGGATCAGGCTATTTATGTGCTGCCGACGTATTATGCGGTAGACCAGAAGTACTTTGATGCAGGTGGTGGATTTGGAATTCAGCACCGTGTACTGAAAGAACTCGGATACCCGGAAGTGCGTACACTCCAGGATTACGAGAATGTATTGAAGGCTTACAAAGAGAAACACCCTACGATTGATGGTCAGCCAACCATCCCGTTAACACTGGATGCGGATGATTGGAGAATCATGATTACCGTAACGAACCCGGCCTTCCAGGCAACAGGTGCACCGGATGATGGTGAATATTACATCGATCCAGAGACGTATGAAGCAAGTCTGCATTACAAACGTCCAGAGGAAAAAGAGTACTTTCGCTGGTTGAACCATATGTATAACACTGGATTGCTGGATCAGGACAGCTTCATCCAAAAAACAGACCAATACAAATCCAAAATTGCTAGTGGACGTGTTCTGGGTGTCATTGACCAGGATTGGGGTTATTCCGATGCAGAAAATGCACTGAAATCTGCGGGCAAGACTGAAGCAACGTATTCACACTTCCCGGTAACCCTGTCCGAGGATATCAAGGATCATGCCTACCAAGACCCTGGTTTTGTATCCGGTTGGGGTGTAGGGATTACAACATCGAATCCTGACCCGGTTCGTACGATCAAATTCTTCGATTACCTGGCTTCTGAAGAAGGGCAAGTGCTGATGAATTGGGGAATTGAGGGCAAACAGTACGAAGTGAAGGACGGCAAACGTGTCATTCCTGCCGACATTCTGGATCAGAAAACCAATAATGCAGCCGTATTCCAAAAAGAAACGGGTATTGGACTGTACACAAATCTGTCCGGTCACTATGGAGACGGCGTGAAAGATTCAACGGATAACTATTACACTACGAATTTCCCTGAACAGATCGTGGCGGCATATTCCGATGCAGAGAAAGAAACACTCAAAGCATACGGTGCTACGACGTGGAAAGATCTGTTCCCGAGTGAAGACGAGTTCCCAATCAAACCATGGGGAGCAGCATACAATCTGCCAACACCAGGTGACTCCAACTACAACGTTATCTTCAAAAAAACACAGGATATCATCCGGAAACGTATACCGGAAGCCATTTTGAGTACTCCTGAACAGTTCGATGCCATCTATGACGGCATGATTACAGAAGTGAATCAAGCAGGAGCAGAGGATATGGAAAAACAATATACAGAACTCGTTCAAAACCGTGTCCAGTTGTGGAGCGGTGAAGAGGCTAAATAA
- a CDS encoding carbohydrate ABC transporter permease, with translation MANKAFNASRGDKLFDIFNILAMTMVLIVTLYPFLNVLAISLNNSTDTVRGGIYLWPREFTLQNYKTIFQYDGLLQGLQISILRTIVGTVLGLISSSMIAFTLSRPDFGLRKFVSTTLALTMYFSGGLIPVYILMRDLNLIGTFWVYVLPGMISAFNVFIIRSFIDGLPYALQESAKLDGANDFTIYYRIILPLCKPVLATIALFLAVGQWNAWFDTYLYNGSKAHLTTLQYELMKVLQSTQQGSGAGRNANDMAQQMTQISPESIKMAITIVVTVPILIVYPFLQKYFVGGMTLGAVKA, from the coding sequence ATGGCGAACAAAGCATTCAATGCTAGTCGAGGCGATAAACTGTTCGATATATTCAACATCCTCGCGATGACCATGGTGCTGATCGTAACACTATATCCATTCCTTAACGTACTAGCCATCTCACTTAATAACTCAACGGATACAGTACGTGGCGGGATTTACTTGTGGCCTCGCGAATTCACATTACAGAACTACAAAACGATCTTCCAATATGATGGATTGCTACAAGGTTTGCAGATCTCCATTCTGCGTACAATTGTAGGTACTGTGCTCGGATTGATCAGTTCTTCTATGATCGCCTTTACACTGAGCAGACCTGACTTTGGACTTCGTAAATTTGTTTCCACAACGCTTGCGCTCACGATGTATTTCTCCGGAGGTTTGATTCCGGTATACATCCTGATGCGTGACCTGAACCTGATCGGTACATTCTGGGTATATGTATTGCCAGGCATGATCAGTGCATTTAACGTCTTCATTATCCGTTCATTCATTGATGGTCTGCCGTATGCATTGCAGGAATCCGCGAAGCTGGACGGAGCGAATGACTTTACGATCTATTACAGAATCATCCTGCCACTGTGTAAACCGGTTCTCGCAACCATCGCGTTGTTCCTGGCTGTAGGTCAATGGAATGCATGGTTCGATACGTACCTGTACAATGGTTCAAAGGCACATCTGACCACACTCCAATATGAGTTGATGAAAGTACTACAAAGTACACAACAAGGCTCAGGTGCTGGACGGAATGCCAATGATATGGCACAGCAAATGACACAGATTTCACCGGAATCGATCAAAATGGCGATTACGATCGTTGTAACGGTTCCAATCCTGATTGTATATCCGTTCCTACAGAAGTACTTTGTTGGCGGTATGACATTGGGCGCAGTAAAAGCATAA
- a CDS encoding ABC transporter substrate-binding protein, translated as MKGNTPKTFAMLMLASAMLVTAGCGNSGTKETTESSGTEPITVTFFGADASPTWNKMQDAVGKEITKQTGVTIEAEYDVNNGGDQKVALMAASGDFPDVIFPKGNLSKLVDAGAMLDLTDLIEEHAPNLKKIYGDQMNRLKYSTEDQAIYTIPTNMGVDNVAFDATGGFEIQQRVLKELGYPEVKTLEDYENVLKAYYEKHPTIDGQPTIPLTLNADDWKIMITVTNPAFQATGAPDDGEYYINPETYEAMLHYKRPEEKEYFRWLNKMYNEGLLDKDTFVQKDDQYKSKIASGRVLGLIDQEWNYQEAENALKSSGKDEATYAHFSVSLNKDIVDHTFQPTGFDGYGIGITTSAKDPVRIIKFMDWLASDEGQVLRNWGIEGQHYNVENGQRVIPDEIQDRKTNDNSNFTKETGIGLYNVFSARYGDGVKDSTDNYYTTNFPEQIQAGYTAAEKETLKAYGITTWKDFYPSEDDLKLKDWGAAYNMPVPSGTDYEVTFRKTQDIVRKRIPEAVLTSPANFDATYDAFLEELDKAGAVEMEKQYTVWVKDRVSLWTGKDVK; from the coding sequence ATGAAAGGCAATACACCCAAGACGTTTGCAATGTTGATGCTCGCAAGTGCAATGTTGGTCACAGCTGGCTGTGGGAATTCGGGTACAAAAGAGACTACGGAATCCAGTGGAACCGAACCAATTACAGTGACGTTTTTTGGGGCGGATGCAAGTCCGACCTGGAACAAGATGCAAGATGCAGTTGGTAAAGAGATTACCAAGCAAACAGGCGTTACGATTGAAGCTGAGTATGATGTGAACAACGGTGGCGATCAGAAGGTTGCACTTATGGCTGCCAGCGGTGATTTCCCTGACGTCATTTTCCCAAAAGGTAACTTGTCTAAGCTTGTAGATGCAGGTGCGATGCTGGATCTAACGGATCTGATTGAAGAGCATGCTCCAAACTTGAAAAAAATCTACGGTGACCAGATGAACCGTCTGAAATACAGTACGGAAGATCAGGCGATATATACAATCCCAACGAACATGGGTGTAGATAATGTTGCGTTTGATGCAACAGGTGGATTTGAAATTCAACAAAGAGTACTGAAAGAGCTCGGATACCCTGAAGTGAAAACACTTGAGGATTACGAGAACGTCCTGAAAGCCTACTATGAAAAACATCCAACCATCGATGGTCAGCCAACCATTCCATTGACATTGAATGCAGATGACTGGAAGATCATGATCACGGTAACGAACCCTGCATTCCAAGCAACGGGTGCACCGGATGATGGTGAATATTACATCAACCCCGAGACGTATGAAGCGATGCTTCACTATAAGCGTCCAGAGGAAAAAGAATACTTCCGCTGGTTGAACAAAATGTATAATGAAGGTCTGCTGGACAAAGATACATTTGTTCAAAAGGATGATCAATATAAGTCCAAAATTGCCAGTGGCCGTGTACTCGGTCTGATTGACCAAGAGTGGAATTATCAAGAAGCGGAGAATGCACTTAAATCTTCGGGCAAAGACGAGGCCACATATGCTCACTTCTCTGTGTCTTTGAACAAGGATATTGTGGATCATACGTTCCAACCAACGGGATTTGACGGTTATGGTATCGGAATCACAACTTCAGCCAAAGATCCGGTACGTATCATCAAATTCATGGACTGGCTTGCTTCCGATGAAGGTCAAGTATTGAGAAATTGGGGTATTGAAGGCCAACACTATAATGTGGAAAATGGTCAACGTGTGATCCCTGATGAGATTCAGGATCGTAAAACCAATGACAACTCGAATTTCACTAAAGAAACAGGCATCGGATTGTATAACGTATTCAGTGCGAGATACGGTGATGGTGTGAAAGATTCCACAGATAACTACTACACAACGAACTTCCCTGAACAGATTCAAGCAGGTTACACTGCAGCTGAGAAGGAGACGTTGAAAGCCTATGGTATCACAACATGGAAAGATTTCTATCCTTCCGAAGACGATCTGAAGCTGAAAGATTGGGGCGCAGCATACAACATGCCTGTACCTTCAGGTACAGATTATGAAGTAACGTTCCGAAAAACACAGGATATCGTTCGTAAACGTATTCCAGAGGCTGTTCTGACTTCACCAGCAAACTTTGACGCAACCTATGATGCTTTCCTGGAAGAATTGGACAAAGCAGGTGCAGTGGAGATGGAGAAACAGTACACCGTTTGGGTGAAAGACCGTGTCTCCCTGTGGACAGGAAAAGATGTAAAATAA
- a CDS encoding ABC transporter substrate-binding protein, translating to MKGKTPKTFAMLLLASALAITAGCSSNGGGSNASEKPVDSGDTTSPVTFTFFGADASPNWNNMKDAVGQEITKATGVTIEAEYDVNNGGDQKIPLMAASGDYPDIIYPKGNLSKLVDAGAMLDLTDLIEEHAPNLKKIYGDQMNRLKYSLEDQAIYTIPTNMGVDNVAFDATGGFEIQQRVLKELGYPEVKTLEDYENVLRTYYEKHPTIDGQPTIPLTLNADDWKIMITVTNPAFQATGGPDDGEYYINPETYEAVLHYKRPEEKEYFRWLNKMYNEGLLDKDTFVQKDDQYKSKIASGRVLGLIDQEWNYGEAENALKSSNGGDKTYAHFSVSLNKDIVDHTFQPTGFDGYGIGITTSAKDPVRIIKFMDWLASDEGQVLRNWGVEGQHYQVENGKRVIPAEVQDRKTNDNSAFTKESGVGMYNIFSARYGDGVKDATDNYYTTNFPEQIQAGYTAAEKETLKAYGITTWKDFYPSEDDLKLKDWGAAYNMPVPSDTDYNVTFQKTQDIVRKRIPEAILAKPENFDSVYDGLLAELDKAGAVEMEKQYTVWIKERVALWTGKDVK from the coding sequence ATGAAGGGCAAAACACCAAAAACATTCGCAATGCTTCTGTTAGCCAGTGCTCTTGCAATTACAGCAGGATGCAGCAGCAATGGAGGAGGAAGTAACGCTTCAGAAAAGCCGGTTGATTCCGGAGACACAACCAGTCCAGTAACCTTTACATTCTTTGGTGCAGACGCAAGTCCGAACTGGAATAACATGAAGGATGCTGTCGGTCAAGAGATTACCAAGGCAACGGGAGTTACAATTGAAGCTGAGTATGATGTGAATAATGGTGGCGACCAAAAGATTCCTTTGATGGCTGCCAGTGGTGATTACCCTGATATTATCTATCCTAAAGGCAACTTGTCGAAGCTTGTGGATGCAGGCGCGATGCTGGACCTGACCGATCTGATTGAGGAGCATGCTCCCAATTTGAAAAAAATCTATGGTGATCAGATGAACCGTCTGAAATATAGCTTGGAAGATCAAGCGATCTATACGATCCCGACCAATATGGGTGTAGATAACGTTGCATTTGACGCTACAGGCGGATTCGAAATTCAACAAAGAGTATTAAAAGAGCTCGGCTACCCTGAAGTAAAAACACTAGAGGATTACGAAAACGTACTGAGAACGTATTACGAAAAACATCCAACGATTGATGGTCAACCGACTATTCCGCTGACATTGAATGCAGATGACTGGAAGATCATGATCACGGTAACGAACCCTGCATTCCAAGCTACGGGTGGACCGGATGATGGTGAGTATTATATCAATCCTGAGACCTATGAAGCCGTTCTGCACTACAAACGTCCTGAGGAAAAGGAATATTTCCGTTGGTTGAACAAAATGTACAATGAAGGTCTGCTAGACAAAGACACATTTGTTCAAAAGGATGACCAATATAAATCCAAAATTGCCAGTGGCCGTGTACTTGGTCTGATCGACCAGGAGTGGAACTATGGTGAGGCGGAGAATGCTTTGAAATCGTCTAACGGTGGCGATAAAACGTATGCTCACTTCTCCGTATCCCTGAACAAGGACATTGTGGACCACACATTCCAGCCGACAGGTTTTGATGGATACGGCATTGGGATTACAACTTCGGCCAAAGATCCGGTGCGCATTATCAAATTCATGGATTGGCTTGCATCTGATGAAGGTCAAGTCCTGAGAAACTGGGGTGTTGAAGGCCAGCACTACCAAGTAGAGAATGGCAAACGCGTTATTCCGGCAGAAGTACAAGATCGCAAAACCAATGATAACTCTGCCTTCACGAAAGAATCTGGCGTGGGTATGTACAATATCTTCAGTGCAAGATACGGTGATGGAGTGAAAGATGCTACGGATAACTATTATACAACAAACTTCCCTGAGCAGATTCAGGCTGGATACACTGCAGCAGAGAAAGAGACATTAAAAGCTTATGGAATTACAACTTGGAAAGATTTCTACCCTTCCGAAGATGATCTGAAATTGAAAGATTGGGGCGCAGCATACAACATGCCTGTACCTTCTGACACGGATTACAACGTAACGTTCCAGAAAACACAAGATATCGTACGTAAACGTATTCCAGAGGCTATCCTTGCCAAACCAGAGAACTTCGACAGCGTATATGATGGTCTTCTGGCTGAACTCGACAAAGCGGGTGCAGTAGAGATGGAGAAACAATACACAGTTTGGATCAAGGAACGTGTAGCTCTCTGGACTGGAAAAGATGTGAAATGA
- a CDS encoding sugar ABC transporter permease, with translation METLTKKSASANRSSDPKPPLKNRRNGIWDRMKQQKYLYLMSLPFVAWVFVFNYLPLWGWTMAFQNYKPARSFGDQEWVGFKHFVELFSDDRFYLVLRNTLAMSLMGLVVGFIVPIFFAILLNEMRGMFFKRAVQTVSYLPHFVSWVVVAGIITKMLSTDGGIINDILVGLNIIDQPIQFMAKGNLFWYIVTASDMWKETGWNAIIYLAAITGIDQELYEASRVDGANRWRQMWHITLPGIRTTISVLFIMSIGHLISIGFEKQFLLGNSLVTDYSEVLDLYALNYGLNMGRFSYGTAIGIFNSVVSIILLFTANGLFKKFTKESIM, from the coding sequence ATGGAAACGCTAACAAAAAAATCCGCTTCCGCGAACAGAAGCAGTGACCCCAAACCGCCTTTAAAGAATCGGCGGAACGGAATTTGGGACAGAATGAAACAGCAGAAATATCTCTATCTCATGTCATTGCCATTCGTAGCTTGGGTTTTCGTATTTAACTATCTGCCACTATGGGGATGGACGATGGCTTTCCAAAATTATAAACCTGCCAGATCGTTTGGTGATCAAGAGTGGGTTGGTTTTAAACACTTTGTAGAGCTGTTCAGTGATGATCGTTTCTATCTGGTACTTCGGAATACGCTTGCAATGAGCTTGATGGGACTGGTTGTCGGTTTTATCGTACCGATATTCTTCGCTATTCTCCTGAATGAAATGAGAGGCATGTTCTTCAAACGTGCTGTGCAAACCGTATCCTATCTGCCTCACTTTGTATCCTGGGTCGTTGTAGCAGGGATTATCACCAAGATGCTCTCCACCGATGGAGGGATTATCAATGATATCCTGGTAGGCCTGAACATTATTGACCAGCCGATCCAATTCATGGCCAAGGGGAACTTGTTCTGGTACATTGTAACCGCTTCAGATATGTGGAAAGAAACCGGTTGGAATGCCATCATCTATCTTGCAGCGATTACCGGTATTGACCAAGAGTTGTATGAAGCTTCCCGTGTAGATGGAGCCAACCGCTGGAGACAAATGTGGCACATCACGTTGCCTGGCATACGGACCACGATTTCCGTACTTTTCATCATGTCAATTGGACATCTTATCAGTATCGGTTTCGAGAAGCAGTTCTTGCTTGGCAACAGTCTGGTCACAGACTACTCGGAAGTACTTGATCTATACGCGCTCAATTATGGTTTGAATATGGGACGATTCTCATATGGTACAGCCATAGGTATATTCAACTCCGTTGTCAGTATCATCCTTCTGTTTACTGCGAACGGCTTGTTCAAAAAATTCACCAAAGAAAGCATCATGTAG
- a CDS encoding glycoside hydrolase N-terminal domain-containing protein: MMSPHNNQTKINRLWYRQPAKRWEEALPIGNGRLGGMVYGGAAEERIQLNEDTLWSGFPRDTIQYSSQRYLKQTRELIMSGQYGEAEDLLNREMLGRDVEAYQPMGHFLLNHEGLDDLSYDAFERELDLESGIASTTYSLEGTRFVREVYSSASDDLMVCTLSADRKGAVSVSVTLDSPHPYRMETSGDAITMFSRCPSHVESNYFRDHPESILYEEDRGTAYAVRVEVSATGEQAKVSKLEGKLHIQGADQVVFYLAAATSFESYDVLPVKDNLVLEEQCVDIISKAITHGAEVLRERHVQDHRALFNRVSIDLGVSANAELPTDERLQAYQAGEQDPGLEAIYFQYGRYLLMASSRPGSQPANLQGIWNHQVEPPWHSDYTININTEMNYWPAEVCNLSECHEPLFDMLADLSDTGRRTARILYGARGWTAHHNVDIWRTSTPTGGDASWAFWPMGGVWLTSHLWEHYQFTGDQRFLEERAYPIMKEAALFCLDWLVEGPEGYLVTIPSTSPENKFLTEAGEARSISMASTMDMTLIRELFSRCIEASKQLNIDESLASEWSEALDKLYPFRIGSEGQLLEWFKDFAESEPGHRHVSHLYGLYPGEQINRVHTPELVEAARISLERRISQGGGHTGWSCAWLINLYARLQDSSQAHQFVRTLLARSTHPNLFDDHPPFQIDGNFGGTAGIAEMLLQSHLNELHLLPALPELWTQGRVEGLRARGGYTVAITWTDNKLASAVIKADRSDSLTLRSAYPLRVVGNEQAKAELTPQGDYVIILTMTAGQTIRVSS; encoded by the coding sequence ATGATGTCCCCACACAATAACCAAACTAAAATCAACCGTTTATGGTATCGACAACCGGCAAAACGCTGGGAAGAAGCATTGCCCATCGGAAACGGACGTCTTGGAGGCATGGTGTATGGCGGCGCAGCGGAAGAACGAATTCAGCTCAATGAAGATACATTATGGTCAGGGTTTCCACGGGATACGATTCAATACAGCAGTCAGCGGTATCTGAAGCAGACGCGTGAGTTAATCATGTCTGGACAGTATGGTGAAGCTGAGGATTTGTTGAACCGAGAGATGCTCGGCCGTGATGTGGAGGCTTACCAACCGATGGGCCATTTTCTGTTGAACCACGAGGGTCTGGATGATCTTTCGTATGATGCTTTTGAGCGTGAGCTTGATCTGGAATCGGGTATTGCAAGCACGACATACTCATTGGAAGGAACTCGTTTTGTACGTGAAGTGTATTCCAGTGCTTCGGATGACCTGATGGTCTGCACATTGAGTGCTGATCGGAAGGGCGCTGTTAGTGTAAGTGTTACGCTAGACAGTCCCCATCCTTATCGTATGGAGACTTCGGGAGATGCAATCACGATGTTTAGTCGTTGCCCGAGTCATGTGGAATCCAATTACTTCAGAGATCACCCGGAATCCATCCTTTATGAAGAAGATCGGGGAACCGCATATGCTGTGCGTGTAGAGGTTTCGGCAACAGGCGAGCAGGCAAAGGTGTCCAAACTGGAAGGTAAGCTACATATTCAGGGTGCTGATCAGGTTGTTTTCTATCTGGCAGCGGCTACGTCCTTTGAAAGTTACGATGTGTTGCCTGTGAAGGATAACCTGGTGCTTGAAGAGCAATGTGTGGATATAATCTCCAAAGCGATTACACATGGCGCGGAAGTGCTTCGGGAACGACATGTACAAGATCATCGTGCGTTGTTTAACAGAGTATCTATTGATTTAGGTGTATCGGCTAACGCTGAACTGCCTACGGATGAGCGGCTACAGGCGTATCAGGCTGGGGAACAAGACCCTGGACTGGAGGCGATTTATTTTCAATATGGAAGATATCTGTTAATGGCCAGTTCGCGTCCGGGCAGCCAGCCTGCTAATCTTCAGGGAATCTGGAACCATCAGGTAGAACCGCCATGGCATAGTGACTACACCATCAACATCAACACGGAGATGAATTACTGGCCGGCAGAAGTCTGCAATCTGAGTGAATGTCATGAGCCGCTGTTTGATATGCTGGCCGATCTCAGTGATACAGGACGCAGAACGGCGCGGATTCTGTATGGAGCCCGTGGATGGACTGCTCATCATAACGTGGATATCTGGAGAACCTCCACGCCGACGGGCGGGGATGCGAGTTGGGCATTCTGGCCGATGGGCGGAGTATGGCTCACCTCGCATCTATGGGAGCATTATCAATTTACCGGAGATCAGCGTTTTCTTGAGGAACGTGCCTACCCCATCATGAAGGAAGCGGCGCTGTTCTGTCTCGACTGGCTGGTGGAAGGACCTGAGGGCTATCTGGTTACAATTCCTTCCACTTCACCAGAAAATAAGTTCCTGACAGAAGCTGGAGAGGCGCGCAGTATTTCGATGGCTTCAACGATGGATATGACTTTGATTCGTGAATTGTTTAGCCGCTGTATTGAGGCCTCGAAGCAACTAAATATAGATGAGTCGTTGGCAAGCGAGTGGAGTGAGGCGCTGGACAAACTCTATCCATTCCGAATTGGAAGCGAAGGACAATTGCTGGAGTGGTTTAAGGATTTTGCCGAATCCGAACCAGGGCATCGTCACGTCTCCCATCTGTATGGACTGTATCCCGGGGAGCAGATCAATCGAGTGCATACACCGGAACTGGTGGAAGCAGCACGAATATCGCTTGAACGTCGTATCTCACAAGGTGGCGGGCATACAGGATGGAGCTGTGCATGGTTGATCAATCTGTATGCACGACTGCAGGATAGCAGCCAGGCACATCAGTTTGTGCGCACGTTGTTGGCACGATCCACACATCCAAATCTGTTTGATGACCATCCACCATTCCAGATCGATGGTAACTTTGGAGGTACGGCTGGAATCGCCGAGATGTTATTACAGAGCCACTTGAACGAGTTACATTTACTTCCGGCACTGCCTGAACTCTGGACACAAGGTCGTGTTGAAGGGCTTCGTGCTAGAGGTGGTTATACGGTAGCTATAACGTGGACGGACAACA